A segment of the Panacibacter ginsenosidivorans genome:
TTTCGGAATGCAAGATAAGTTGATAAAGTCGAAAGGAGAGAACCAGAAACATGCTTATCCAGGAAAGAATCAAAGGGGAATTATTATTATCCTTTTACACCATACATCTTCTCAACATCTTTTACTATCATTTCCATAACCTCATCTTTCCCTGCTGGTTCATAATTCTGGCGAAGGTTACTCCCAAAGATCAACGCAATGGTCTGCCAGAAACTTGCATTGAAACTGCCTTTGTATTCTTCAATAATTTCATAGCAGTTATTGCCGGTTTGACGGTAGATTAGTTTCATTAAAACCTTTCCCTGGTAAACTGAAAGTTGTGTAAGCTTATCTGCAAATTTTGATTTGAGTTCTTTTTCCTGCGATTTAATAATTGCTTTACGTTTGCTTCTATCACTTACACCTTCTAATCGTGCGTTGATGTTGTTCATAACCTTTGAAGCTTCGATTGCGTAGGGATAAGTAACATAAACTGCATTACGCAAACGCGTCCAT
Coding sequences within it:
- a CDS encoding DUF4294 domain-containing protein, which translates into the protein MRLTKRILSLLTIFFIFFCVPKTSNAQNGTGIYDTIRVDACIEANGDTIPCSWLDPAYVYAKLTGKWKKKYAEWTRLRNAVYVTYPYAIEASKVMNNINARLEGVSDRSKRKAIIKSQEKELKSKFADKLTQLSVYQGKVLMKLIYRQTGNNCYEIIEEYKGSFNASFWQTIALIFGSNLRQNYEPAGKDEVMEMIVKDVEKMYGVKG